One segment of Streptomyces sp. NBC_01454 DNA contains the following:
- a CDS encoding IPT/TIG domain-containing protein: MTLFGTNFLSGTQVGVGSVGNVAVTPTQPSQVTFTAPANPGQVGTVSTQSVSITTAGGTSAAGTTLIDYYLAPAITSVLPTSGTAGDLITVTGTGFVGVDTVTFTDSTTATAPAVFTPVSATQLVATVPGGLATGAGTITVHTCGGNSNAQAFTVT; this comes from the coding sequence GTGACACTGTTCGGCACCAACTTCCTCTCCGGAACGCAGGTCGGAGTGGGCAGCGTCGGCAACGTGGCGGTCACCCCCACGCAGCCGAGCCAGGTCACCTTCACCGCGCCGGCCAACCCGGGTCAGGTCGGTACGGTGTCGACCCAGTCGGTGTCCATTACCACCGCCGGCGGGACCAGCGCCGCGGGCACCACCCTGATCGACTACTACCTCGCGCCGGCCATCACCTCGGTGCTTCCCACCTCGGGTACGGCGGGGGACCTGATCACCGTCACCGGAACCGGTTTCGTCGGCGTCGACACCGTCACCTTCACCGACAGCACCACCGCAACTGCCCCTGCAGTCTTCACCCCCGTGAGCGCCACCCAACTCGTCGCCACCGTGCCCGGCGGACTCGCCACCGGCGCCGGGACCATCACGGTCCACACCTGCGGCGGCAACTCCAACGCCCAGGCCTTCACCGTCACCTGA
- a CDS encoding helix-turn-helix domain-containing protein, with translation MAQWSDYTTGERIKILRGKERQTDLAERTGLSVVMVQKAEQDRALSLPTLMKIADALNTDTSVVLGQQELRRSMEGQDRAMMRALSRVVHDTAAGLVTADEESTLQELEKVTGLCWGLCWKGHYTEAGSLVAPLVASAAALVHAAPVGAQAPALGVLSDAYRIAGYVANLTGARDLAYAAIGHAQAVAERACDDLRGALVASGRTWAHLRDARLPEALSLAEKAAVDIEPRYSAATPEQLTVYGSHVNFAAVVASRMEDKGRAADYLSQSHAAGARMSCEYRAHGTLFGPVTATTQAVGISVALGHAGKALALADSIRDVSALTAAARNRYAMDKALAQADAKMWDASLDTLDGVLRDAPEWGRHQALPGVIVQKVGKASMARLRRVSELIGVRSGAESFAPATARTAL, from the coding sequence ATGGCGCAGTGGAGCGATTACACGACGGGTGAGCGGATCAAGATCCTTCGGGGGAAGGAGCGGCAGACGGATTTGGCGGAACGGACTGGTCTTTCCGTGGTCATGGTCCAGAAGGCGGAGCAGGACCGGGCGTTGTCGCTGCCGACGCTGATGAAGATCGCGGATGCGCTGAACACCGATACATCGGTGGTCCTTGGCCAGCAGGAGCTGCGCCGGTCGATGGAGGGCCAGGACCGGGCCATGATGCGGGCTCTGTCGCGCGTGGTGCACGACACGGCTGCCGGCCTCGTCACGGCCGATGAGGAGTCCACGCTGCAGGAGCTGGAGAAGGTCACCGGCCTGTGCTGGGGCCTGTGCTGGAAGGGGCATTACACAGAGGCCGGCTCGCTGGTCGCGCCGCTGGTCGCCTCCGCTGCTGCACTGGTGCACGCTGCGCCGGTCGGCGCGCAGGCCCCGGCTTTGGGCGTGCTTTCGGATGCGTACCGGATCGCGGGGTATGTCGCCAATCTGACGGGTGCCCGCGACTTGGCCTATGCGGCGATCGGCCACGCGCAGGCTGTTGCCGAGCGAGCCTGTGACGACCTGCGGGGCGCCCTGGTGGCGTCCGGGCGGACGTGGGCGCACCTGCGGGATGCACGGCTTCCGGAGGCGCTGAGCCTGGCGGAGAAGGCGGCTGTGGACATCGAGCCGCGATATTCGGCGGCGACGCCGGAGCAGCTCACGGTGTACGGGTCGCACGTCAACTTCGCTGCGGTGGTGGCGTCCCGTATGGAGGACAAGGGTCGGGCGGCGGACTATCTGTCGCAGTCGCACGCCGCCGGCGCGAGGATGAGCTGCGAGTACCGGGCGCACGGGACCCTGTTCGGCCCGGTGACGGCGACGACTCAGGCTGTCGGGATCAGCGTGGCCCTGGGGCATGCCGGTAAGGCTCTCGCGCTCGCCGACTCCATCCGTGATGTCTCGGCCCTCACCGCGGCGGCGCGCAACCGGTACGCGATGGATAAGGCGCTCGCGCAGGCGGACGCGAAGATGTGGGACGCCAGTCTGGACACCTTGGACGGCGTACTGAGGGATGCCCCGGAGTGGGGCCGTCACCAGGCCCTCCCGGGGGTGATCGTGCAGAAAGTGGGGAAGGCCTCAATGGCCCGTTTGCGGCGCGTATCCGAGCTGATCGGAGTGCGGTCCGGTGCGGAGAGTTTCGCGCCCGCAACAGCGCGCACCGCGCTGTGA
- a CDS encoding IS110 family transposase produces MEPRHGVAGIDPHKHTATISLVDHRGEAWKTSSFGVTADGITELLGFLSDSELVIDRIGIEGSSSLGLPLTLALSAAGYDGREVQPNRTAERRRRRRRAKTDIEDAEAIARETLSDPHLPPAGKHSAPDAAWDELAAIRDWRSSLVLQRVRQLTEAEAVLVALPMDVRAQLPSTSRVLPRLEALEALEAATAKLPEVSSASLIHINRLIAALDDIRRLTRRIKDLDKQVPALLAVLGCTLTEICGVGTVTAMELLAEIGDPCRFLTDSQFARWCGAAPLAVSSGEGHGRARRHRLDRGGNRKVNSVLHIVHVTQVRCHDPARSFMARKINANIPKRSARRAHKRQLANVIIRHIWKDAARRGTQQTSTPATA; encoded by the coding sequence TTGGAACCACGTCACGGCGTCGCCGGCATCGACCCGCACAAGCACACCGCCACCATCTCTCTCGTTGATCATCGAGGCGAAGCGTGGAAGACATCTTCCTTCGGCGTCACGGCCGATGGGATCACCGAACTGCTGGGCTTCCTCAGCGACAGTGAGCTGGTGATCGACCGGATTGGTATCGAGGGATCATCGAGTCTGGGACTGCCGCTCACTCTGGCTCTGTCCGCGGCCGGCTACGACGGGCGGGAAGTGCAGCCGAACCGCACCGCCGAGCGCCGCAGGCGCCGACGCCGCGCCAAGACCGACATCGAGGACGCGGAAGCGATCGCACGGGAGACGTTGTCCGACCCGCACCTGCCGCCTGCCGGCAAGCACTCCGCACCGGACGCTGCCTGGGACGAACTCGCCGCCATCCGCGACTGGCGCTCCTCGTTGGTCCTGCAGCGGGTACGCCAGCTGACGGAAGCCGAGGCCGTCCTCGTCGCGCTGCCCATGGACGTCCGGGCCCAGCTGCCCTCCACCAGCCGTGTGCTGCCCCGGCTGGAGGCCCTGGAGGCACTGGAGGCTGCCACGGCGAAGCTGCCCGAAGTGTCCTCCGCGTCCCTGATACACATCAACCGCCTGATCGCCGCACTCGACGACATCCGCCGGTTGACCCGGCGGATCAAGGACCTCGACAAACAGGTCCCCGCTCTGCTGGCAGTTCTGGGCTGCACGCTGACCGAGATATGCGGCGTCGGCACGGTCACTGCCATGGAGCTGCTGGCCGAGATCGGAGACCCGTGCCGATTCCTTACCGATTCCCAGTTCGCCCGCTGGTGCGGTGCCGCCCCACTGGCTGTCTCCTCCGGAGAGGGCCACGGCCGGGCCCGCCGGCACCGGCTGGACCGCGGCGGTAACCGGAAGGTCAACTCCGTACTGCACATCGTGCACGTCACCCAAGTCCGCTGTCATGATCCGGCTCGTTCCTTCATGGCCAGAAAGATCAACGCAAACATACCCAAACGCTCTGCCCGTCGTGCTCACAAGCGCCAGCTCGCCAATGTGATCATCCGGCATATATGGAAGGATGCCGCCCGCCGAGGCACCCAACAGACGTCCACACCGGCAACTGCTTGA
- a CDS encoding beta strand repeat-containing protein, whose translation MAPVVTSVSPAQGAPAGGTNVTITGSGFTGATMVRFGPNGTTFVIVSDMQITAKTPAGAGTVQVTVAAPTGTSTQNVFFTYTPAPVLTTLIPPSGPTAGGNTVTINGTNLSSATSVKFGSNSAVIVTNTATQITVIAPAGSPSSVNVTVTTAGGTSNALPYTYATVPAPAINSLSPTSGPTAGGNTVTINGTNLSSATSVKFGSNSAVIVTNTATQITVIAPAGSPSSVNVTVTTAGGTSNALPYTYATVPAPAINSLSPTSGPTAGGNTVTINGTNLSSATSVKFGSNSAVIVTNTATQITVIAPAGSPSSVNVTVTTAGGTSNALPYTYATVPAPAINSLSPTSGPTAGGNTVTINGTNLSSATSVKFGSNSAVIVTNTATQITVIAPAGSPSSVNVTVTTAGGTSNALPYTYATVPAPAINSLSPTSGPTAGGNTVTINGTNLSSATSVKFGSNSAVIVTNTATQITVIAPAGSPSSVNVTVTTAGGTSNALPYTYATVPAPAINSLSPTSGPTAGGNTVTINGTNLSSATSVKFGSNSAVIVTNTATQITVIAPAGSPSSVNVTVTTAGGTSNALPYTYATVPAPAINSLSPTSGPTAGGNTVTINGTNLSSATSVKFGSNSAVIVTNTATQITVIAPAGSPSSVNVTVTTAGGTSNPLPYFYLAAPTLSDLSPHLGPTGGNTVTVFGTNLTLTNAVSFGGNPATSINVVSDSQVTVTAPAGLGTVAVTVTTPGGTSSAATGNPYYTYLGAPVLTSLNPSHGADLGGDAIVLGGSNLTYTDAVSFGGVPASFAAISDTQVVATSPGGAPGTVNVVAHTPAGNSNTLPYVYDPS comes from the coding sequence ATGGCCCCCGTAGTGACCAGTGTCAGCCCAGCCCAAGGTGCTCCAGCGGGGGGTACCAACGTCACCATCACCGGCTCCGGCTTCACCGGGGCCACCATGGTCAGGTTCGGCCCCAATGGCACCACCTTTGTCATCGTGAGCGATATGCAGATCACGGCCAAGACCCCCGCAGGGGCCGGCACGGTCCAGGTCACGGTCGCGGCGCCGACAGGCACCAGCACCCAGAACGTTTTCTTCACCTACACCCCGGCCCCCGTACTCACCACACTCATTCCGCCCTCGGGCCCCACAGCGGGCGGCAACACGGTCACCATCAACGGCACCAACCTCTCCAGTGCCACCTCGGTAAAGTTCGGGAGCAATTCGGCGGTCATTGTGACCAATACCGCTACGCAGATCACCGTCATCGCGCCCGCCGGGTCGCCCTCCTCAGTCAACGTCACCGTCACCACAGCCGGCGGCACCAGTAACGCCCTCCCCTACACCTACGCCACTGTTCCCGCCCCGGCCATCAACAGCCTCAGCCCCACCTCGGGCCCCACAGCGGGCGGCAACACGGTCACCATCAACGGCACCAACCTCTCCAGTGCCACCTCGGTAAAGTTCGGGAGCAATTCGGCGGTCATTGTGACCAATACCGCTACGCAGATCACCGTCATCGCGCCCGCCGGGTCGCCCTCCTCAGTCAACGTCACCGTCACCACAGCCGGCGGCACCAGTAACGCCCTCCCCTACACCTACGCCACTGTTCCCGCCCCGGCCATCAACAGCCTCAGCCCCACCTCGGGCCCCACAGCGGGCGGCAACACGGTCACCATCAACGGCACCAACCTCTCCAGTGCCACCTCGGTAAAGTTCGGGAGCAATTCGGCGGTCATTGTGACCAATACCGCTACGCAGATCACCGTCATCGCGCCCGCCGGGTCGCCCTCCTCAGTCAACGTCACCGTCACCACAGCCGGCGGCACCAGTAACGCCCTCCCCTACACCTACGCCACTGTTCCCGCCCCGGCCATCAACAGCCTCAGCCCCACCTCGGGCCCCACAGCGGGCGGCAACACGGTCACCATCAACGGCACCAACCTCTCCAGTGCCACCTCGGTAAAGTTCGGGAGCAATTCGGCGGTCATTGTGACCAATACCGCTACGCAGATCACCGTCATCGCGCCCGCCGGGTCGCCCTCCTCAGTCAACGTCACCGTCACCACAGCCGGCGGCACCAGTAACGCCCTCCCCTACACCTACGCCACTGTTCCCGCCCCGGCCATCAACAGCCTCAGCCCCACCTCGGGCCCCACAGCGGGCGGCAACACGGTCACCATCAACGGCACCAACCTCTCCAGTGCCACCTCGGTAAAGTTCGGGAGCAATTCGGCGGTCATTGTGACCAATACCGCTACGCAGATCACCGTCATCGCGCCCGCCGGGTCGCCCTCCTCAGTCAACGTCACCGTCACCACAGCCGGCGGCACCAGTAACGCCCTCCCCTACACCTACGCCACTGTTCCCGCCCCGGCCATCAACAGCCTCAGCCCCACCTCGGGCCCCACAGCGGGCGGCAACACGGTCACCATCAACGGCACCAACCTCTCCAGTGCCACCTCGGTAAAGTTCGGGAGCAATTCGGCGGTCATTGTGACCAATACCGCTACGCAGATCACCGTCATCGCGCCCGCCGGGTCGCCCTCCTCAGTCAACGTCACCGTCACCACAGCCGGCGGCACCAGTAACGCCCTCCCCTACACCTACGCCACTGTTCCCGCCCCGGCCATCAACAGCCTCAGCCCCACCTCGGGCCCCACAGCGGGCGGCAACACGGTCACCATCAACGGCACCAACCTCTCCAGTGCCACCTCGGTAAAGTTCGGGAGCAATTCGGCGGTCATTGTGACCAATACCGCTACGCAGATCACCGTCATCGCGCCCGCCGGGTCGCCCTCCTCAGTCAACGTCACCGTCACCACAGCCGGCGGCACCAGTAATCCCCTGCCGTACTTCTATCTCGCCGCGCCCACTCTCAGCGATCTGTCCCCGCACCTCGGCCCCACCGGTGGCAACACCGTCACCGTCTTCGGCACCAATCTGACGCTTACCAACGCCGTGAGCTTCGGAGGGAATCCGGCCACCAGCATCAATGTGGTCTCCGACAGCCAGGTGACGGTGACCGCTCCGGCCGGTTTGGGCACGGTCGCTGTCACCGTCACCACACCGGGGGGGACCAGCTCGGCGGCCACCGGGAATCCGTACTACACGTATCTGGGGGCACCCGTCCTGACCAGCCTCAACCCCTCCCACGGTGCTGATCTCGGGGGCGACGCTATCGTGTTGGGCGGCAGCAACCTCACCTACACCGACGCGGTGTCCTTCGGCGGCGTCCCGGCCTCGTTCGCGGCGATCTCCGACACCCAGGTCGTCGCGACCTCCCCGGGCGGCGCGCCCGGCACGGTGAATGTCGTGGCACACACCCCGGCCGGGAACAGCAACACGCTGCCCTATGTCTACGACCCATCCTGA
- a CDS encoding IPT/TIG domain-containing protein — protein sequence MPTLPIITSLAPVQGHDGATLTITGTGLSRTFKVNFGAKAVTPTTVTETTVTCVIPVLPPGENDVTVSAGASTSNFLPFYYISPPTVLALSANTGPATATQLTVFGQSLLTATGVIFGALGPGTGLNVVSDTALTVFTPLHPAFPLVCASTLWMSRSPPLVVPALPKPPSPSTPSTKPRRSLEWFPHRPPSARSSPSAAPACWTPSAWPSPR from the coding sequence ATGCCGACCCTTCCCATCATCACCTCACTCGCCCCCGTCCAAGGGCACGATGGAGCCACCTTGACCATCACCGGCACGGGACTGTCCCGCACTTTCAAAGTGAACTTCGGGGCCAAGGCGGTCACCCCCACCACCGTCACCGAAACCACCGTCACCTGCGTGATTCCAGTGTTGCCCCCGGGTGAGAACGACGTGACCGTCTCGGCGGGAGCCTCGACCAGCAACTTCCTCCCGTTCTACTACATCTCGCCGCCGACCGTGCTGGCTCTGAGCGCCAACACCGGGCCAGCCACAGCCACACAGCTCACCGTCTTCGGCCAATCCCTGTTGACCGCGACCGGGGTGATCTTCGGCGCCCTCGGCCCCGGTACCGGGCTGAACGTCGTCTCCGACACCGCGCTCACGGTCTTCACGCCCCTGCACCCTGCCTTCCCCCTGGTGTGTGCATCGACGCTGTGGATGTCACGGTCGCCACCCTTGGTGGTACCAGCGTTGCCCAAACCGCCCTCTCCAAGTACACCTTCTACAAAGCCCCGTCGGTCACTGGAGTGGTTCCCACATCGGCCTCCATCGGCTCGCTCGTCACCGTCAGCGGCTCCTGCCTGCTGGACACCGTCAGCGTGGCCTTCACCCCGGTAG
- a CDS encoding IS1182 family transposase — translation MGEWVGETVGPDVWETCRDLIPAGSVFAFLAEHRGGLFPAEMFVDMYPSANGRPSMPPQILAAAITLQALNGLSDFETVQELRCDLRWKAACGLGLHDMAFDPSLLAYFRRRLARSARPNRTFEAVREVVKATGVLKGKHRRALDSTVLDDAVATQDTVTQIIAAVRAVIREVPGADTVAAAQCTAHDYTDPGKPKIAWNDEQARAELVDALVGDALRLLGHLPDQQLGEKAANAVGILALVADQDIEPAEDSDGRDGRWRITRGTAPGRMVSTVDPEARHVHKTRSHRQDGFKAHLAIEPETGLYTAVALRPGSGPEHHEAAVGLELLADEDTPVDAFGDTAYSTGDARQALDRAGHRLFLKPAPLRPAVPGGFTLDDFAIDTTAAVVTCPAGHTVGLSDPGGQHHQRKASFGNLCTGCPLREQCTKAKAGRILTIRPHHDLQAAARHQAATDPDWQADYRRWRPPVERAVAWLVHHGNRRLRYRGTLKNDAWLHIRAAALNLRRLINLGLTRIDGAWHLAPATT, via the coding sequence ATGGGTGAGTGGGTCGGCGAGACCGTCGGGCCGGATGTGTGGGAGACGTGCCGGGACCTGATTCCGGCCGGGAGTGTGTTCGCGTTCCTGGCCGAGCATCGTGGCGGGCTGTTTCCGGCTGAGATGTTCGTGGACATGTACCCGTCGGCGAATGGACGGCCGAGCATGCCGCCGCAGATCCTGGCCGCCGCGATCACGCTGCAGGCCCTTAACGGGCTGTCGGACTTCGAGACAGTCCAGGAACTGCGGTGCGACCTGCGGTGGAAGGCCGCATGCGGCCTGGGCCTTCACGACATGGCGTTCGATCCATCACTGCTGGCCTACTTCCGCCGCCGGCTGGCCCGTTCCGCCCGCCCGAACCGCACCTTCGAGGCCGTGCGCGAGGTCGTGAAGGCCACCGGTGTCCTCAAGGGCAAGCACCGCCGGGCGCTGGACTCCACCGTGCTGGACGACGCGGTCGCCACCCAGGACACCGTCACCCAGATCATCGCCGCCGTCCGCGCGGTGATCCGAGAGGTCCCCGGCGCCGACACGGTCGCCGCTGCCCAGTGCACCGCGCACGACTACACCGACCCGGGCAAACCGAAGATTGCCTGGAACGACGAGCAGGCCCGCGCCGAGCTGGTCGACGCGCTGGTCGGTGACGCGCTGCGGCTGCTGGGCCACCTACCCGACCAGCAGCTCGGCGAGAAGGCCGCGAACGCGGTGGGCATCCTGGCCCTGGTCGCCGACCAGGACATCGAGCCCGCCGAGGACTCCGACGGCCGCGACGGACGCTGGCGCATCACCCGGGGCACCGCCCCTGGCCGGATGGTCTCCACCGTCGATCCGGAAGCCCGGCACGTCCACAAGACCCGCAGCCACCGGCAGGACGGCTTCAAGGCCCACCTGGCCATCGAGCCCGAGACCGGCTTATACACCGCCGTCGCCCTGCGGCCCGGCTCCGGGCCCGAGCACCATGAGGCTGCCGTGGGTCTTGAGCTGCTCGCCGACGAGGACACCCCGGTGGACGCCTTCGGTGACACCGCCTACTCCACTGGCGACGCCCGCCAGGCCCTGGACCGGGCCGGGCACCGGCTGTTCCTCAAGCCCGCCCCGCTGCGGCCCGCCGTCCCCGGCGGCTTCACCCTCGATGACTTCGCCATCGACACCACAGCCGCCGTCGTGACATGCCCGGCCGGACACACCGTGGGCCTGTCCGACCCCGGCGGGCAGCACCACCAACGCAAAGCCTCCTTCGGCAACTTATGCACCGGGTGCCCCCTGCGTGAGCAGTGCACCAAAGCCAAGGCCGGACGCATCCTGACCATCCGTCCGCACCACGACCTCCAAGCGGCCGCCCGCCACCAGGCCGCCACCGATCCTGACTGGCAGGCCGACTACCGCCGCTGGAGACCACCGGTCGAACGCGCCGTCGCATGGCTCGTCCACCACGGCAACCGCCGACTCCGCTACCGCGGCACCCTCAAGAACGACGCCTGGCTCCACATCCGAGCCGCCGCCCTCAACCTCCGCCGACTGATCAACCTCGGACTCACCCGCATCGACGGCGCCTGGCACCTCGCCCCAGCCACCACATAA
- a CDS encoding transposase → MPVYTAVDENAALEALEAVREDWGRQYPGAINVFEDAREQFIPFLDFDQDIRRVIFTTNAIWVLYFCHRLGSCSPGRRSKRPALTLNAIDGHAVVLDSKCRAGRRRGPGRLA, encoded by the coding sequence GTGCCCGTCTACACCGCCGTCGACGAGAATGCTGCCCTTGAAGCCCTCGAAGCCGTCCGGGAAGACTGGGGCCGGCAGTACCCCGGCGCGATCAACGTGTTCGAGGACGCGCGGGAGCAGTTCATCCCGTTCCTCGACTTCGACCAGGACATACGCCGAGTGATCTTTACGACGAACGCGATTTGGGTGTTGTACTTCTGCCACCGCTTGGGGAGTTGCTCCCCCGGGCGGCGTTCGAAGCGGCCCGCCCTGACTCTGAACGCGATTGACGGCCATGCGGTTGTCCTGGATTCGAAGTGTCGGGCGGGCCGTCGGCGCGGCCCCGGGCGCCTGGCTTGA